A section of the Rossellomorea marisflavi genome encodes:
- a CDS encoding chemotaxis protein CheA, whose amino-acid sequence MEMSQYLEIFIEESKENLQACNEQLLALEKHPNDLSIVNEIFRAAHTLKGMAATMGYDDLANLTHKMENVLDGIRNGVLAVTPGVLDVVFQAVDDLEAMVLSIADGGDGKRDVSNVVRLLQEIESGETPVTAAKQEVAATATATATALSARLTYEAYEQTVIEEAIEQGFKCYEISVSLREDCLLKAARVYMVFELLEKDGEVIKSDPPVDQLEEERFDRDFTVSILTMETAESIGGKVEKVSEIERVSISPIESGSFRSAEENIVKPVTEKIQQDLSGEPDPHSKEESAENVKKAAPSSKTIRVNIDRLDILMNLFEELVIDRGRLEEISKQFDNPELNETVERMTRISGDLQSIILNMRMVPVETVFNRFPRMVRQLAKDLDKQIELEIEGAETELDRTVIDEIGDPLVHLIRNAIDHGIETPEVRTKHGKEPFGTVKLKAYHSGNHVFIELEDDGAGINKERVLQKAIDKGIVSSEQALTLSDRQIYELILSSGFSTAEKLSDISGRGVGLDVVRSTIESLGGSITIDSTGGEGSRFSIQLPLTLSIIAVMLVDVKSEKYAIPLSSIIETAIIKKEDVLHAHNQKVIDFRGKVVPLLFLEEVFEVPSEEDEADQYSIVLVRKGEKTAALVVDSFIGQQEVVLKSLGHYLNDIFAISGATILGDGQVALIIDCNALIN is encoded by the coding sequence ATGGAGATGAGTCAATACCTGGAAATATTTATAGAAGAAAGCAAAGAAAATCTTCAGGCGTGCAACGAACAATTGCTGGCACTGGAGAAGCATCCGAATGATCTTTCGATTGTCAATGAGATTTTCCGTGCAGCTCATACACTAAAGGGAATGGCCGCAACGATGGGGTACGATGATCTGGCGAATCTCACTCATAAGATGGAAAACGTTCTGGACGGGATAAGAAACGGTGTGCTGGCCGTGACACCCGGGGTATTGGATGTTGTTTTTCAGGCCGTGGATGATCTGGAAGCAATGGTACTTTCCATTGCCGACGGCGGAGATGGCAAGCGGGATGTCTCCAATGTGGTCCGTTTATTGCAGGAAATCGAGAGTGGAGAAACCCCGGTGACTGCAGCAAAACAGGAAGTGGCTGCAACAGCAACAGCAACAGCAACAGCCCTTTCCGCACGACTTACATATGAAGCATATGAACAGACTGTGATCGAGGAAGCGATCGAACAAGGTTTTAAATGCTATGAAATCTCGGTGTCCCTTCGAGAGGACTGCCTTCTGAAGGCTGCTCGCGTATATATGGTATTCGAGCTCCTTGAGAAAGACGGGGAAGTGATCAAGTCAGATCCTCCGGTGGATCAACTGGAAGAAGAGCGGTTCGATCGGGATTTCACGGTCTCGATCCTCACGATGGAAACGGCTGAAAGCATTGGCGGGAAAGTTGAAAAGGTGTCTGAAATCGAGAGGGTGAGCATTTCTCCTATCGAATCGGGAAGTTTCCGAAGCGCTGAAGAAAACATCGTGAAACCTGTTACAGAGAAAATCCAGCAGGATCTTTCAGGCGAGCCGGATCCCCATTCAAAGGAAGAGAGTGCAGAAAACGTGAAGAAGGCAGCACCTTCCTCAAAGACAATCAGAGTCAACATCGACAGGCTCGATATCCTCATGAATCTATTCGAGGAACTGGTCATCGACCGTGGAAGGCTTGAGGAAATCTCCAAACAATTTGATAATCCGGAACTGAATGAAACGGTTGAACGGATGACGAGGATTTCCGGCGATTTGCAATCCATCATCCTGAACATGAGGATGGTTCCGGTGGAGACCGTATTCAACCGGTTCCCCCGAATGGTACGCCAGCTCGCCAAGGACCTTGACAAGCAGATCGAACTGGAAATCGAAGGAGCAGAGACGGAGCTCGATCGCACGGTCATCGATGAAATCGGCGATCCACTCGTCCACTTGATCCGGAATGCCATTGATCACGGAATCGAGACACCAGAAGTCAGAACGAAACACGGAAAAGAGCCTTTCGGAACAGTCAAACTGAAAGCCTATCACAGCGGAAATCATGTGTTCATCGAACTGGAAGATGATGGGGCTGGAATCAATAAAGAAAGAGTCCTACAAAAAGCGATCGATAAAGGCATTGTCTCTTCTGAGCAGGCACTGACGCTTTCTGACCGTCAAATTTATGAGCTGATCCTATCGTCTGGATTCTCAACTGCGGAAAAATTATCGGATATTTCCGGACGTGGAGTGGGCTTGGATGTTGTAAGATCTACGATCGAATCACTTGGAGGTTCCATCACGATTGATTCGACTGGTGGAGAGGGATCAAGATTTTCCATCCAGCTGCCTCTTACGCTGTCAATCATCGCCGTAATGCTCGTCGATGTGAAGTCTGAAAAGTATGCTATTCCACTGTCATCCATAATCGAAACGGCCATCATCAAAAAAGAAGATGTCCTCCATGCGCACAATCAAAAAGTCATCGACTTCAGGGGCAAGGTCGTTCCGCTCTTATTCCTCGAAGAAGTGTTCGAAGTCCCTTCTGAAGAGGATGAAGCTGATCAATATTCCATCGTACTCGTGCGCAAGGGAGAGAAGACGGCTGCGTTGGTGGTCGATTCATTCATCGGACAGCAGGAGGTCGTACTGAAATCACTCGGTCATTATCTAAACGATATCTTTGCCATTTCCGGAGCTACGATTCTCGGAGATGGGCAAGTGGCTTTGATTATCGATTGCAACGCATTAATCAATTAA
- the fliP gene encoding flagellar type III secretion system pore protein FliP (The bacterial flagellar biogenesis protein FliP forms a type III secretion system (T3SS)-type pore required for flagellar assembly.), with the protein MNEFMEFFNTSSADNVSTSVKLLLLFTVLSLAPSILILMTCFTRIIIVLSFVRTSLATQQMPPNQVLIGLSLFLTFFIMAPTFQQVNKDALTPLFNEEINLEQAYDRASVPFKEFMSGHTRQKDLELFLNYSGAEQPESIEEIPLTSLVPAFALSEIKTAFQIGFMIFIPFLVIDMVVASILMSMGMMMLPPVMISLPFKILLFVLVDGWYLVVKSLLQSF; encoded by the coding sequence ATGAATGAATTCATGGAGTTCTTCAATACGAGTTCAGCAGATAATGTCTCCACCAGCGTAAAACTTCTCTTATTGTTTACCGTGCTGTCCCTTGCACCGAGCATTCTGATCCTCATGACGTGTTTTACCAGGATCATCATCGTGCTTTCATTTGTGAGGACGTCCCTTGCGACCCAGCAGATGCCCCCGAATCAGGTGTTGATCGGTCTTTCGCTTTTCTTGACCTTCTTCATCATGGCTCCGACGTTCCAACAGGTGAATAAAGACGCTTTGACACCGTTATTCAATGAAGAGATCAACTTGGAGCAGGCGTATGACCGGGCATCGGTGCCATTCAAGGAATTCATGAGCGGCCACACCCGGCAAAAGGACCTGGAGTTGTTTTTGAACTATTCAGGTGCTGAGCAACCCGAGTCGATCGAAGAGATTCCTCTTACGTCCCTGGTACCAGCTTTCGCACTGAGTGAAATCAAGACCGCCTTTCAGATCGGGTTCATGATCTTCATACCGTTTCTGGTGATCGATATGGTGGTCGCGAGCATCCTTATGTCCATGGGTATGATGATGCTCCCACCGGTGATGATTTCCCTTCCGTTCAAGATTCTCCTCTTCGTACTTGTAGACGGGTGGTATCTGGTCGTGAAATCTCTCCTACAAAGTTTTTAA
- a CDS encoding protein-glutamate methylesterase/protein-glutamine glutaminase, producing MLLINVLVVDDSAFMRKLISDYLRSESSIEVIGTARNGEDAIKKIKRLRPDVVTLDIEMPVMNGLEALKVIMDEHPVPVVMLSSTTKEGADETVKAMSIGAVDFLAKPSGTISLDLYKVQSDIVSKVIEASKVNIGKLVPEKSRISPVEGPKLKGLSAKNALIAIGTSTGGPRALQKVLGELPRAIPAPIVIVQHMPPGFTKSLATRLDGLSDITIKEAEQGEKLKKGTAYIAPGGQHLKIVSKGDDLFAHLDGGEPVNGHRPSVDVLFGSIAALGHQNTIAVIMTGMGSDGTKGLASLKRMGRARVIAEAEETCIVYGMPKAAVAGGYVDQSVELGEISHSILNYLR from the coding sequence ATGCTGTTGATTAACGTGTTGGTGGTGGATGATTCTGCGTTCATGAGGAAGCTCATCAGCGACTATCTCCGGTCCGAAAGTTCGATTGAAGTCATCGGTACCGCCCGCAACGGGGAGGATGCCATCAAGAAGATCAAAAGGCTGCGGCCAGATGTAGTGACATTGGATATCGAAATGCCCGTCATGAACGGGCTGGAAGCACTCAAGGTCATCATGGATGAACATCCAGTCCCCGTTGTGATGCTCTCTTCTACGACGAAAGAAGGCGCGGATGAAACCGTGAAAGCCATGAGCATCGGGGCTGTGGATTTTCTTGCCAAGCCTTCGGGCACGATTTCCCTTGATTTGTATAAAGTGCAATCCGATATAGTCAGTAAGGTCATTGAAGCGAGCAAGGTGAATATAGGGAAATTGGTGCCAGAGAAGAGCCGTATCAGTCCCGTTGAAGGCCCGAAGCTTAAAGGGCTGTCTGCCAAAAACGCCCTGATTGCCATCGGGACCTCTACGGGGGGACCGCGGGCTCTCCAAAAGGTCCTTGGGGAACTGCCGCGTGCCATCCCGGCTCCAATCGTCATCGTGCAACATATGCCCCCGGGATTCACGAAGTCACTTGCTACCAGGCTTGACGGTCTGAGTGACATCACCATTAAGGAAGCAGAGCAAGGAGAGAAGCTGAAAAAGGGGACGGCATATATCGCCCCGGGCGGGCAACATCTCAAAATCGTTTCCAAGGGAGACGACCTTTTTGCCCATCTTGATGGGGGAGAGCCTGTAAACGGGCACCGGCCTTCCGTTGATGTATTATTTGGATCCATTGCCGCCCTTGGCCATCAGAACACCATTGCGGTCATTATGACGGGCATGGGTTCTGATGGAACGAAAGGACTAGCCTCCTTGAAAAGAATGGGAAGGGCAAGAGTCATCGCAGAAGCGGAAGAAACCTGTATCGTGTATGGAATGCCTAAGGCTGCCGTGGCAGGCGGGTATGTGGATCAATCGGTGGAACTGGGAGAGATTTCTCATTCCATCCTGAATTATTTGAGGTAA
- the fliQ gene encoding flagellar biosynthesis protein FliQ — MSVESVISLAERGIYTTLIVSGPLLLLALVVGLIVSIFQATTQIQEQTLAFIPKIVAVLLGIIFFGPWMLTKMLTYTSQIFSDLTRFVG; from the coding sequence TTGAGTGTAGAATCCGTAATTTCCTTGGCTGAAAGAGGGATTTATACGACCTTGATCGTCTCTGGACCATTGCTATTATTGGCACTGGTCGTGGGGCTGATCGTGAGTATTTTCCAAGCAACGACGCAGATACAGGAGCAGACGCTTGCCTTCATACCGAAGATTGTGGCCGTGCTCCTGGGGATCATCTTTTTCGGTCCCTGGATGCTGACAAAGATGTTGACCTATACATCACAGATATTTTCAGATTTAACCAGGTTCGTAGGCTAA
- the flhF gene encoding flagellar biosynthesis protein FlhF, translating to MMVKKYRADSMNDAMAKVRKDLGSDAVILHSKQIHSGGILGLFKKRGVEVIAALDPDHTETEDHVKMERIQDPTPHPVINQQLGELKGMIAALSSSMTDHFPSPVSDILDSLKKQGMKEEYLLELGNRLQRLPEETYIESTEAFLSERLDTVPMGGMTFTHKYINLMGPTGVGKTTTLAKLAAEAVIEKRKKVAFLTTDTYRIAAIEQLKTYASLLNVPVEVIYKADDYSAAIEKFRDYDHLFIDTAGRNYREENYVTELHNLIDFSTDMESYLVLSLTSKEEDMREIATAFSSMKIDRFIFTKLDETSSMGAIFNLILETGIGAAYVTTGQDVPEDIEPLLAKDIARLLMKGIRP from the coding sequence ATGATGGTCAAAAAATACAGAGCCGATTCAATGAATGATGCCATGGCGAAGGTTCGAAAGGATCTTGGATCAGATGCAGTGATTCTTCATTCGAAACAGATTCATTCAGGGGGCATCCTCGGTTTATTCAAGAAAAGAGGCGTGGAGGTCATTGCTGCTCTCGATCCCGATCACACGGAGACGGAGGATCACGTAAAAATGGAAAGAATTCAGGATCCCACGCCCCACCCGGTCATCAATCAGCAGCTTGGTGAACTGAAAGGCATGATCGCAGCATTGTCCTCATCGATGACGGACCATTTCCCTTCTCCTGTATCGGATATCCTTGATTCCTTAAAAAAACAGGGGATGAAGGAAGAATATCTGTTGGAGCTCGGGAACCGGCTTCAGCGGCTTCCTGAAGAAACCTACATCGAAAGCACAGAAGCTTTCCTAAGCGAGCGTTTGGATACTGTACCCATGGGTGGGATGACCTTCACTCATAAATATATCAATCTCATGGGACCGACCGGGGTAGGAAAGACCACGACCCTTGCGAAATTGGCGGCAGAAGCCGTGATCGAGAAAAGGAAGAAAGTTGCTTTCCTGACGACCGATACTTACCGAATCGCTGCGATCGAACAGTTGAAAACCTATGCCTCCCTGCTGAACGTTCCGGTTGAAGTGATCTATAAGGCAGATGATTACAGTGCTGCGATTGAGAAGTTCCGGGACTACGATCATCTCTTCATCGATACGGCAGGCCGGAACTACCGGGAAGAAAATTATGTGACGGAACTTCATAACCTGATTGACTTCAGTACCGATATGGAATCATACCTCGTTCTCTCGCTCACCAGCAAGGAAGAAGATATGAGGGAGATCGCCACAGCGTTCTCGTCTATGAAGATCGACCGGTTCATATTTACCAAACTGGATGAAACATCGAGTATGGGGGCAATTTTCAACCTTATCCTTGAGACGGGGATCGGTGCCGCATATGTGACGACAGGGCAGGATGTTCCTGAAGACATTGAACCACTCTTGGCCAAAGACATTGCACGGCTACTGATGAAAGGGATCCGTCCATGA
- the flhB gene encoding flagellar biosynthesis protein FlhB, protein MKLLKLDLQFFSGEKTEKATPKKRDDARKKGQTAKSQDVNTAIILLSVFMFMLFGASFLGDVVFDLFHQTFQEYMLMDLTEKSIRVITLDIMKELALLLGPIMLVALLAGLVANYIQVGVMFTVEPIQPKLEKIDPIKGFKRIFSLRAIVELVKSILKIGFVGTITFVILWINIDKVLSLSFKSVGDSLLTMGKLTVQMGIAASIALLFLSLFDFLYQRYDFEKNIRMSKQDLKDEHKNIEGDPLIKSKIKQRQREMAMRRMMQEVPQADVIITNPTHFAIALKYDETKMDAPFVVAKGVDFLAQKIKFIASEHDVVTIENRPLARALYDAADIGDAVPEEFFKAVAEILAYVYKTKKTHALHKE, encoded by the coding sequence TTGAAGCTTTTGAAACTGGACCTGCAGTTTTTCAGTGGGGAGAAGACCGAGAAGGCAACACCGAAAAAAAGGGACGATGCACGCAAGAAAGGGCAGACCGCTAAGAGTCAGGATGTGAATACGGCGATCATCCTCCTGTCGGTATTCATGTTTATGCTTTTCGGGGCATCCTTCCTTGGAGATGTTGTATTCGATCTGTTCCATCAGACGTTTCAGGAGTACATGCTCATGGACCTGACGGAGAAAAGCATTCGTGTAATCACCCTGGATATAATGAAAGAGCTCGCTTTGCTTCTCGGCCCCATCATGCTTGTCGCATTGCTTGCCGGACTTGTGGCGAACTATATCCAGGTGGGAGTGATGTTCACGGTTGAGCCGATCCAACCAAAGTTGGAAAAGATCGATCCGATTAAGGGATTTAAACGGATCTTTTCCCTGAGGGCGATCGTTGAGCTCGTAAAATCGATCCTCAAGATCGGTTTCGTGGGAACCATTACATTCGTGATCCTCTGGATCAATATCGATAAGGTACTGAGCCTTTCATTTAAATCAGTCGGTGATTCGTTGCTCACAATGGGAAAGCTTACCGTCCAGATGGGTATCGCAGCCTCGATTGCGCTCCTGTTCCTTTCTCTGTTCGATTTCCTCTATCAAAGATATGACTTCGAGAAGAATATCAGGATGTCAAAGCAGGATCTGAAGGATGAACATAAAAACATCGAAGGCGATCCGCTGATCAAGTCGAAAATCAAGCAGAGACAGCGGGAAATGGCCATGCGAAGGATGATGCAGGAGGTTCCCCAGGCGGACGTCATCATCACGAATCCGACGCATTTTGCCATCGCCCTTAAGTACGATGAAACGAAAATGGACGCTCCTTTCGTTGTGGCAAAGGGTGTTGACTTCCTGGCGCAAAAAATCAAATTCATCGCAAGTGAGCATGATGTTGTCACCATTGAAAATCGACCGCTTGCAAGAGCCCTCTATGATGCAGCTGATATAGGGGATGCTGTCCCGGAAGAATTTTTTAAGGCTGTGGCAGAAATCCTTGCGTACGTATACAAAACCAAAAAAACACATGCCCTACATAAGGAGTGA
- the flhA gene encoding flagellar biosynthesis protein FlhA, with product MPARDLSVLASVILIVAMLIIPFPGWLLSVLIIINISLALLVLLISMNMNEPLQFSIFPSLLLLLTLFRLGLNVSTTRSILSKGEAGGVVETFGTFVVGGNVLVGLVVFVILIVIQFIVITKGSERVSEVAARFTLDAMPGKQMSIDADLNAGMISEQDARTRREKVGREADFYGAMDGASKFVKGDAIAGIVIVMINLIMGIIIGMTQMGLPIADAATKFSLLTVGDGIVSQIPALLISTATGIVVTRAASEGNLGQDIMNQLLAYPVMLYVAASTIFLLGVFTPISFLVTVPIAAALALGGYMVSRAPKEDESDLMELEEEMEHEEMKSPESVVNLLNVDPIEFEFGYGLIPLADSNQGGDLLDRIVMIRRQLAIEMGLVIPVVRIRDNIQLQPNEYRLKIKGNEMAKGELLLDHYLAMSPGIDDGSVEGIDTIEPSFGLPAKWISEEMKEQAEIFGYTVVDPPSVVSTHLTEIIKTNAHDLLGRQETKQLIDHLKESYPILVEEVTPNPLSIGEIQKVLAKLLKEHVSIRNLPVIFETLADYGKMSSDTDLLAEYVRQALARQITSQYAGGDAMLKVVTVSGKVEKKIADSIQQTEHGNFLSLDPGDSQEILESVASQVEQVSLMEESPVILCSPAVRMYVRQMTERYFPHVPILSYNELEANVEVQSLGVVNIS from the coding sequence ATGCCAGCAAGAGATCTATCCGTTTTAGCAAGTGTCATCTTGATCGTCGCCATGCTGATCATCCCATTTCCGGGGTGGCTGCTGAGCGTATTGATCATTATCAATATTTCACTTGCCCTCCTTGTGCTCCTGATCTCCATGAATATGAATGAACCATTGCAATTCTCGATATTCCCGTCGCTTCTGTTGCTACTGACGCTGTTCAGACTAGGTCTAAATGTTTCCACAACGAGGTCGATCCTTAGTAAAGGGGAAGCAGGAGGCGTTGTGGAAACATTTGGAACGTTTGTGGTCGGAGGAAATGTCCTGGTGGGCCTCGTGGTATTCGTCATCTTGATCGTGATTCAGTTCATTGTCATTACAAAGGGATCAGAGCGTGTATCCGAAGTGGCTGCCCGTTTCACCCTTGACGCGATGCCAGGAAAACAGATGAGCATCGATGCCGATCTGAATGCCGGGATGATATCTGAACAAGATGCCCGAACCCGGCGTGAAAAAGTCGGGAGGGAGGCAGACTTCTACGGAGCCATGGACGGAGCATCCAAGTTCGTCAAAGGGGATGCCATTGCCGGAATCGTCATCGTCATGATCAATCTGATCATGGGGATCATCATCGGGATGACCCAGATGGGTCTTCCCATCGCAGATGCTGCCACAAAATTCTCACTTTTGACCGTCGGTGATGGAATCGTTAGTCAAATTCCGGCCCTATTGATTTCAACGGCAACAGGAATCGTCGTTACACGTGCTGCCTCTGAAGGGAACCTCGGGCAGGATATCATGAATCAGCTCTTGGCTTACCCGGTCATGCTTTATGTGGCGGCCTCAACGATCTTTTTACTCGGTGTGTTCACACCAATTTCATTCCTCGTTACGGTGCCCATAGCAGCCGCCCTTGCACTTGGCGGCTACATGGTCTCGAGAGCACCAAAGGAGGATGAATCCGATCTGATGGAGCTCGAAGAAGAGATGGAACATGAAGAAATGAAAAGTCCCGAGAGTGTTGTAAACCTGTTGAATGTAGACCCAATCGAATTCGAATTTGGGTACGGGCTCATTCCCCTTGCAGATTCCAATCAAGGAGGGGACCTCCTTGACCGCATCGTCATGATCAGGAGGCAGCTTGCCATCGAAATGGGCCTCGTGATCCCGGTTGTGAGAATCAGGGATAATATCCAGCTTCAGCCGAATGAGTACCGTCTGAAGATCAAAGGAAATGAAATGGCAAAGGGTGAACTTCTTCTCGATCACTATCTCGCCATGAGTCCAGGGATCGATGATGGATCAGTTGAAGGAATTGATACGATTGAACCGTCATTCGGACTCCCGGCCAAATGGATCTCCGAAGAAATGAAGGAACAGGCCGAAATCTTCGGCTATACGGTGGTCGACCCGCCTTCTGTCGTTTCCACGCATTTAACGGAAATCATCAAGACGAACGCACATGATCTTCTTGGAAGGCAGGAAACAAAGCAGCTGATCGATCATCTGAAGGAATCCTATCCGATCCTGGTGGAGGAAGTAACACCGAATCCACTTTCCATAGGTGAGATACAAAAAGTGCTGGCCAAATTATTGAAGGAACATGTTTCAATCAGGAATCTACCGGTGATCTTCGAGACCCTCGCCGATTACGGAAAAATGAGCTCCGATACCGATTTGTTGGCAGAGTATGTAAGACAAGCCCTGGCTAGACAGATCACAAGCCAGTATGCAGGCGGTGATGCCATGCTTAAGGTTGTGACCGTTTCAGGGAAGGTCGAAAAGAAAATTGCCGACAGTATTCAACAGACCGAGCATGGAAACTTCCTGTCCCTTGATCCCGGTGACTCACAAGAGATTCTTGAAAGTGTGGCATCTCAGGTCGAACAGGTTTCCCTCATGGAAGAATCACCGGTCATTCTCTGTTCCCCGGCTGTCCGTATGTACGTCAGACAAATGACCGAGCGTTACTTCCCGCACGTTCCGATCCTTTCGTATAATGAGCTCGAAGCAAACGTCGAAGTACAAAGTCTAGGGGTGGTGAATATCTCATGA
- a CDS encoding chemotaxis protein CheW codes for MTDVMTEQTKLIVFQLHDKEYALEVENVRSIEKLEHITRVPKTPDYVKGVINLRGVVTPIVDLRVRFGLSSIQDTEHTRVIMVILDDKEVGLIVDAANDVLDVHTEDIEDSPDVAGVQEADYVAGVVKLDKRLLILLHLDKVLQAL; via the coding sequence ATGACCGATGTCATGACAGAACAAACCAAACTCATCGTGTTTCAGCTTCATGATAAGGAATATGCATTGGAAGTGGAAAATGTCCGCTCCATTGAAAAATTGGAGCACATCACCCGGGTACCGAAAACACCTGACTACGTAAAGGGAGTCATCAATCTCAGGGGTGTAGTGACACCCATCGTCGATCTGCGTGTTCGCTTCGGACTGTCGTCCATTCAGGATACGGAACATACGCGCGTCATCATGGTGATTCTCGATGATAAGGAGGTCGGGCTCATTGTCGATGCTGCAAACGATGTCCTTGATGTTCACACTGAAGATATCGAGGATTCTCCAGATGTGGCAGGTGTCCAGGAAGCAGATTATGTGGCCGGCGTGGTGAAGTTGGATAAGAGGCTCTTGATACTACTTCACTTGGATAAGGTCCTTCAGGCACTCTGA
- the fliR gene encoding flagellar biosynthetic protein FliR — translation MEQLVPLLSVYLLIFVRVSSFFITMPLFSYRTIPAQHRIAFSAVISWVMYYSVEASAFDINGEYILLIMKEALVGLLIGFIAYMILSAVQIAGGLIDFQMGFAIANVIDPQTGAQSPLMGQYLYTFALLLLLTLNGHHLLLDGIFYSYKLIPIDQAWIPFGNEDMVDYVLKAFNSMFIVAFQMSIPVVATLFLVDVALGIVARTVPQLNIFVVGFPIKIAVSFIILFIVMGVMFAVMQKLFGMMLVTMRDLMNIIGGT, via the coding sequence ATGGAGCAGCTTGTCCCGTTATTATCGGTATATTTATTGATATTTGTCAGGGTTTCATCTTTTTTTATTACCATGCCCCTGTTTTCCTATAGAACCATACCTGCTCAGCATCGAATCGCGTTTTCTGCTGTCATTTCATGGGTGATGTATTATTCCGTGGAAGCTTCGGCGTTTGATATCAACGGTGAATACATCCTGTTGATTATGAAGGAAGCCCTTGTCGGCCTCCTGATCGGATTTATCGCCTATATGATCCTATCCGCCGTGCAGATTGCCGGGGGATTGATTGATTTTCAGATGGGGTTTGCCATCGCGAATGTGATTGACCCTCAGACGGGTGCTCAAAGTCCGCTCATGGGGCAATACCTCTATACATTCGCCCTGTTGCTGTTGTTGACATTGAACGGTCATCATCTCTTGCTCGATGGGATCTTTTACAGCTATAAGCTCATACCCATCGATCAGGCGTGGATCCCCTTCGGCAACGAAGATATGGTGGATTACGTTCTGAAGGCATTCAATTCCATGTTCATCGTCGCCTTTCAAATGTCGATTCCCGTTGTTGCCACACTTTTCCTTGTCGATGTGGCGTTGGGGATCGTGGCACGTACCGTCCCGCAGCTCAACATTTTTGTAGTCGGATTCCCGATCAAGATTGCGGTTTCGTTTATCATTCTCTTCATTGTCATGGGCGTCATGTTTGCCGTGATGCAAAAGTTGTTCGGGATGATGCTCGTCACCATGAGGGACTTAATGAACATCATTGGAGGCACATAA
- a CDS encoding MinD/ParA family protein — MSDQAHKLRQRMNESARTFAVVSGKGGVGKSNITTNLAILMAKRGNRVLLFDMDIGMGNVHLLLGSHRKYSVMDYIEDGHKTIHDVVCKDVHGISYISGGNGLKDLVEWHGERMERFFEGLKELMRHYDYILFDMGAGATSATIEFLLSVDEIIAVTTPEPTAMTDVYSMMKYIFLKDRSKEISIICNRAATKREGRETLLRLKHTVGKFLLKEVSDLGFLPEDPTVRKAVINQVPLVIGYPSSAVSKSLMDVLDCLIPAGAQVKKSSFIEGFRKFFKGVDAVD; from the coding sequence ATGAGTGATCAGGCACATAAACTCAGACAAAGGATGAATGAGAGTGCGAGGACCTTTGCCGTCGTGAGCGGCAAGGGTGGAGTCGGGAAGTCTAATATCACGACGAACCTGGCCATCCTTATGGCGAAAAGAGGGAATCGGGTCCTTCTATTCGATATGGATATCGGCATGGGGAATGTGCATCTTCTCCTGGGTAGCCACAGGAAGTACTCCGTGATGGATTATATAGAAGATGGACATAAGACGATTCACGATGTGGTATGTAAAGACGTGCACGGTATTTCCTATATCTCCGGGGGCAATGGATTGAAAGACCTGGTGGAATGGCACGGTGAACGGATGGAACGATTCTTCGAAGGCTTGAAAGAGCTCATGCGGCATTATGATTATATTTTATTCGATATGGGCGCCGGGGCAACGAGTGCGACCATTGAATTCCTGCTGTCTGTCGATGAAATCATTGCCGTGACCACACCTGAGCCAACGGCCATGACCGATGTATATTCCATGATGAAGTATATTTTCCTTAAAGACCGATCGAAGGAGATTTCGATTATATGCAATCGCGCCGCGACGAAAAGAGAAGGAAGGGAAACACTGCTCAGGCTTAAACATACAGTCGGAAAGTTCCTCTTGAAGGAAGTATCTGACCTCGGATTCCTCCCTGAAGATCCTACTGTACGAAAAGCCGTGATCAATCAGGTGCCCCTGGTCATCGGATATCCTTCTTCCGCCGTATCGAAAAGTCTCATGGACGTGCTCGATTGTCTGATCCCTGCGGGTGCACAGGTGAAGAAGTCTTCTTTTATAGAAGGATTCCGAAAGTTTTTCAAAGGGGTGGATGCTGTTGATTAA